The Desulfonatronovibrio magnus genomic interval GTCATTTGAAATTCCATCCCCACACGATGCAGGCTTTAAGACCTTTTTCCAGGATGAAGAGCTGGTCCGAGATTTCATCAAATATTACATACCGGATGAAATCAAGGCCTACTTAGATCTGTCAGTAATAGAAATTGATATTAGCGGGTTTGTAGCTGAAGAGTTCAAAGAGTTTCTTACTGACGTGGTTGTCAGGGT includes:
- a CDS encoding Rpn family recombination-promoting nuclease/putative transposase encodes the protein MSFEIPSPHDAGFKTFFQDEELVRDFIKYYIPDEIKAYLDLSVIEIDISGFVAEEFKEFLTDVVVRV